One genomic region from Amaranthus tricolor cultivar Red isolate AtriRed21 chromosome 12, ASM2621246v1, whole genome shotgun sequence encodes:
- the LOC130828162 gene encoding probable serine/threonine-protein kinase PBL24 yields the protein MNCLPCFNKDDDEEEAADPQQTNAKKDNPAQLEAAKEASSSKAQAFNFRELAMATKNFRQECLLGEGGFGRVFKGMIHASGKVVAVKQLDRNGMQGNKEFLVEILMLSLIQHPNLVSLIGYCADGDQRLLVYEYMTMGSLENHLFGDNSDKKPLDWYTRMKIASGAASGLEYLHEKANPPIIYRDLKPSNILLEENYEPKLSDYGLAKLGAAGGKVNPTSRVMGTYGYSAPEYSSGGELTLKSDIYSFGVVLLELISGRRAIDTTRPNDEQNLVTWAQPIFREPKRFPDLADPRLNNNFPVTSLNQAVGICAMCLQEEPSVRPLISDVIAALSFLAIPQPSTNLAPAQPENSHAPPSEQRMQYDSEIKQNQSSHSDKDSSSCDDDRNSEESESSGDDYSTSDHRNEGSSQTSSGEKDSSTLSSERGSECQDSDRRHSFDNNSEEQSTYSDSDSEGDNTNYEDAETSEVEDSGTRSTNSSTNYSLYSAQSTGSSLKSDSGNKSSANGSSRRSSPAKDTGSRQRKPVVTFKEPSLSAKKNGTRPEGGKCSSDNLNSNNNQTATAATGTDGRQHQSSSSSSSSEESSDSEDEVPPRHKEVTKVSRTNDSKDNEEKDGDKNNHRVFEKSEKEVPKLRHLKTR from the exons ATGAATTGCCTACCGTGCTTTAACAAGGACGATGACGAAGAAGAAGCCGCTGATCCTCAACAAACTAACGCCAAGAAAGATAATCCCGCCCAATTGGAAGCCGCTAAAGAAGCTTCTTCCTCTAAAG CTCAAGCTTTTAACTTTCGGGAACTAGCCATGGCGACAAAGAATTTCCGACAGGAATGTTTATTAGGTGAAGGGGGATTTGGTAGAGTATTCAAAGGAATGATTCATGCTTCTGGCAAG GTTGTTGCTGTAAAGCAGCTAGATAGAAATGGAATGCAAGGAAACAAGGAATTTCTTGTGGAAATCCTGATGCTCAGTCTTATACAACACCCAAATTTAGTCAGTCTTATCGGTTATTGTGCTGACGGAGATCAGAGGCTTTTGGTATATGAATATATGACGATGGGATCTCTAGAGAATCATTTGTTCG GTGACAATTCTGACAAGAAGCCATTGGATTGGTACACAAGGATGAAAATAGCTTCTGGTGCGGCCAGTGGACTTGAGTATCTGCACGAAAAGGCCAATCCCCCTATAATATATCGTGATTTAAAGCCTTCGAATATCCTACTAGAGGAAAACTATGAACCAAAACTTTCTGACTATGGTCTTGCTAAACTTGGAGCTGCTGGAGGTAAGGTAAATCCTACATCACGGGTAATGGGAACATATGGTTATTCTGCACCTGAGTACTCAAGTGGTGGTGAGCTTACTCTCAAATCTGACATCTATAGCTTTGGAGTAGTATTATTAGAGCTTATCTCTGGACGAAGAGCCATCGACACAACTAGACCAAATGACGAGCAGAACTTAGTTACATGG GCACAACCAATATTCAGGGAGCCTAAGCGATTCCCGGATTTGGCAGATCCACGCCTCAATAATAACTTCCCAGTGACAAGTCTAAACCAAGCTGTAGGAATTTGCGCAATGTGCCTTCAAGAAGAACCATCTGTTCGTCCCTTAATTAGTGATGTTATCGCTGCTCTTAGTTTCCTCGCGATACCTCAACCGAGTACTAATCTTGCCCCGGCTCAACCAGAAAATAGTCATGCTCCACCGTCAGAGCAGAGGATGCAGTATGACTCTGAGATTAAACAGAATCAATCATCCCACTCAGATAAAGATAGCTCATCGTGTGATGATGATAGAAACAGTGAAGAAAGTGAAAGTTCAGGTGACGACTATTCTACTTCTGATCATCGAAATGAAGGAAGTTCTCAAACTTCATCGGGAGAGAAAGACAGCAGTACTCTATCTTCGGAGAGGGGAAGTGAATGCCAGGACTCAGATAGAAGACACAGCTTTGATAATAATTCAGAAGAACAAAGCACTTACTCAGACTCGGATAGCGAAGGTGACAATACCAATTATGAAGATGCTGAAACTTCAGAGGTTGAAGATTCAGGAACAAGATCAACAAATTCCAGTACTAATTACAGTTTATACTCGGCCCAAAGTACTGGCAGCAGCTTAAAATCAGATTCCGGAAATAAATCTTCAGCCAACGGAAGTAGCAGGAGATCTTCGCCCGCAAAAGATACTGGTTCTCGTCAAAGAAAGCCGGTTGTAACATTTAAGGAACCAAGTTTGAGTGCAAAGAAAAATGGTACCAGACCTGAGGGAGGAAAATGCAGTTCCGACAAtttaaatagtaataataatcagACAGCTACTGCTGCTACTGGTACAGATGGTAGGCAACACCAAAGTTCAAGTTCTTCTTCAAGTTCAGAAGAAAGTAGTGACTCTGAGGATGAGGTACCTCCAAGACACAAGGAAGTCACAAAAGTTTCTCGAACGAACGATAGTAAAGataatgaagaaaaagatgGGGATAAAAATAACCATAGAGTTTTTGAAAAATCTGAAAAAGAGGTTCCAAAGTTACGGCATCTCAAAACCAGGTGA